A region from the Cydia amplana chromosome 7, ilCydAmpl1.1, whole genome shotgun sequence genome encodes:
- the LOC134649799 gene encoding uncharacterized protein LOC134649799, producing MDTDLQSDLVLRLQGGADGENSSPAEAGASTGHPKDGFRPFQDAQGRWVFHDEDVPPGTAVDSTRSPPKPARGLSERRKAVVLIERMPERVPSLGREEFFSPRRIDTGDLPGDGVFFSPVPTDVETAESDASLTAQMAAGRKRQRSSGSDTGASPSGEASDLAEQGKPASGPSKRGTGRRPSTARHAGLTKEKAKRLELELQTEEDLIAASKMVTLRRLARHPDSFGTTSGSDDEENRTALALNQQVRDSLGLIKDVATKSKNLKGTYQRILKEAVAAIREAVGEMRGRTVSDETRRLAAENARLKAEMAELRKEMGDLRASLGQRLEGTRQETATSPAREQGDLERNIMAKVSDMMGTRLSALEERLLPQQPTQVSSAPTPSKAGSSPPGHTPAPTNPAGAKRAAKKNKKKEGPKKRPTSVPGPASQVRQPRLQTTVPASEEEWTTVVKRGKKNKKKSPVGEATTAKPQQPAAPRKAQEGKGRNKTKALLRTPRSAAVVLTLETGAEERGVTYGTLITEAKTKISLDGLGITGLRFRRAVTGAAILEIPGPDTTSGNQADSLAAKLRETLNVADVRISRPVKCAEMRISGLDDSVTEEELAAAVAKVGGCALEAVKVGRISRTPTGLGTAWARCPVAAAKKVAEGRLLVGWASANVKLLESRPLRCFRCLVPGHVRRGCTSEIDRSDQCYRCGQSGHRARDCTAAPHCTLCTAAGKPADHSAGSSDQQTRHPWSGGASGCTRGSD from the exons ATGGACACCGATTTGCAGAGTGATTTGGTATTGAGGCTGCAAGGAGGGGCTGATGGGGAGAATAGCAGTCCGGCGGAGGCAGGAGCCTCCACTGGCCACCCCAAGGATGGATTCCGACCATTTCAGGACGCCCAGGGGCGCTGGGTGTTCCATGATGAGGACGTGCCTCCGGGGACGGCGGTGGATTCTACACGCTCCCCACCCAAACCCGCTAGGGGGCTTAGTGAGAGACGTAAAGCCGTAGTGCTAATAGAACGCATGCCAGAAAGGGTCCCGTCTCTTGGCAGGGAGGAGTTCTTCTCCCCCAGGAGAATAGACACGGGTGACCTCCCTGGGGACGGAGTATTTTTCTCTCCGGTGCCAACCGACGTGGAAACCGCCGAATCCGACGCTTCGCTAACTGCCCAAATGGCCGCAGGACGGAAGAGGCAGCGAAGCAGTGGTAGCGACACGGGAGCATCGCCGAGCGGCGAGGCTTCCGATCTTGCGGAGCAAGGAAAGCCCGCCTCGGGACCTTCCAAGCGAGGAACAGGCCGCCGACCATCCACGGCGCGCCACGCCGGGCTAACCAAGGAAAAGGCTAAGCGCCTGGAGCTCGAGCTGCAAACTGAAGAGGACCTGATAGCCGCGTCCAAAATGGTGACGCTAAGACGGCTTGCCCGCCATCCGGATTCGTTTGGGACGACAAGTGGGTCAGACGACGAAGAAAACCGCACTGCCCTGGCCCTAAACCAGCAGGTGCGGGATAGTCTGGGGCTAATCAAGGACGTGGCCACCAAGTCCAAAAACCTAAAGGGCACGTACCAACGAATCCTGAAGGAGGCTGTGGCTGCGATCCGGGAAGCTGTCGGTGAGATGAGGGGCCGGACTGTCTCcgatgagacgaggaggctcgcCGCCGAAAACGCTCGCCTCAAGGCGGAAATGGCCGAGCTCCGTAAGGAGATGGGCGACTTGCGTGCTAGCCTTGGGCAGCGCCTCGAAGGGACGCGCCAAGAGACGGCGACATCACCTGCTCGGGAGCAAGGTGACCTAGAGCGCAATATCATGGCCAAGGTGAGTGACATGATGGGTACAAGGTTGAGCGCCCTGGAGGAGAGACTGCTCCCACAGCAACCTACTCAGGTGTCGTCTGCTCCCACACCTTCCAAAGCAGGAAGCTCTCCCCCCGGTCACACTCCAGCTCCTACCAACCCAGCGGGTGCGAAGCGGGCTGCGAAGAAGAACAAAAAGAAGGAGGGGCCCAAAAAGCGTCCTACGAGTGTTCCTGGCCCCGCTTCCCAAGTCCGGCAGCCTCGGCTGCAGACAACAGTGCCTGCCTCGGAAGAGGAATGGACGACTGTGGTCAAGCGGGGtaagaagaataaaaagaagTCTCCCGTTGGAGAAGCGACGACTGCGAAGCCACAACAGCCGGCGGCACCGCGGAAAGCGCAAGAAGGGAAGGGTCGCAATAAGACCAAGGCGCTACTGCGCACCCCGCGGTCAGCGGCCGTAGTCCTCACCCTGGAGACGGGAGCAGAAGAGAGGGGCGTTACCTACGGAACGTTGATTACGGAGGCCAAGACCAAAATCTCCCTGGATGGGCTCGGTATCACCGGCCTGAGGTTCCGTAGGGCAGTGACAGGGGCGGCAATCCTGGAGATCCCGGGCCCAGACACCACCAGCGGCAACCAAGCAGACTCTCTTGCTGCCAAGCTGAGGGAGACGCTTAATGTGGCCGACGTCCGCATCTCTAGGCCGGTAAAATGCGCGGAGATGCGCATTTCCGGCCTGGATGACTCGGTTACAGAGGAAGAGCTCGCCGCTGCCGTGGCGAAAGTTGGAGGGTGTGCCCTAGAGGCAGTGAAAGTTGGCCGGATCTCCCGCACGCCAACAGGCCTGGGCACAGCGTGGGCTCGCTGCCCCGTAGCAGCCGCCAAGAAAGTGGCTGAGGGGCGACTCCTCGTCGGATGGGCTTCGGCAAACGTGAAGCTGCTGGAGTCCCGACCCCTGAGGTGCTTCCGCTGCCTGGTGCCTGGCCATGTTAGGAGGGGGTGCACCTCAGAAATCGACCGTAGTGACCAATGCTACCGATGCGGTCAATCCGGTCACCGGGCCAGGGACTGCACCGCCGCGCCCCACTGCACTCTGTGCACTGCAGCGGGCAAACCTGCTGACCACAGTGCCGGCAGCA GTGACCAACAAACCAGGCACCCCTGGAGTGGCGGCGCCTCCGGCTGCACAAGAGGGTCCGACTAA